In the Verrucomicrobiia bacterium genome, one interval contains:
- a CDS encoding GatB/YqeY domain-containing protein gives MSLKQRLETDIKAAMLSGDRFVVDVLKGLKSAILYEEVAQKRRELGLDDAAIEAVFAKQAKQRDESADLFDKGGNHAAAQKERAEKEVILRYLPEPLSETELHSNAERLIQEHNATSPKDMGKVLGALRAQYGSRVDGAKAAAIVKELLQNK, from the coding sequence ATGTCCTTAAAGCAACGTCTTGAAACCGACATAAAAGCAGCTATGTTAAGCGGCGATAGGTTTGTCGTCGATGTATTAAAAGGGCTCAAAAGTGCAATTTTGTACGAAGAAGTAGCCCAAAAGCGTCGTGAGTTGGGCCTAGATGACGCGGCAATCGAAGCAGTTTTTGCAAAACAGGCGAAACAGCGCGACGAAAGCGCAGATTTATTTGACAAAGGTGGTAACCACGCGGCGGCTCAAAAAGAGCGCGCTGAGAAAGAAGTGATTCTTCGTTATTTGCCAGAACCGCTGTCAGAAACTGAGCTCCACAGCAACGCCGAACGGCTTATCCAAGAACACAACGCCACAAGCCCTAAAGATATGGGCAAAGTTTTGGGTGCCTTGCGTGCTCAGTACGGTTCTCGAGTTGATGGCGCAAAAGCGGCGGCTATTGTAAAAGAACTACTACAAAATAAATAG
- the recJ gene encoding single-stranded-DNA-specific exonuclease RecJ yields the protein MELHPLVVQLLERRGIVGEAAQQAFLQPSYDAKHDPFLLPDMQAAVDRLVAARSAQERIVIYGDYDIDGLTATTVLLEAFAAFGFKNVDAFIPNRFVEGYGLTVDAIERIAAMGAQLIVTVDCGSLSHTEIERANELGMAVIVTDHHNVAEVQPPAVAVINPKRNDHQYPFIDLAGVGVAFKLVQALQLYIDGLPLGQEKWLLDLVALGTVCDVVSLKDENRVMVYWGLQVLKKTRRPGLRALMAIAGVKQSEVNARALGFGLGPRMNAAGRLDTAQLSLDLLTTKDPEEALRLAQQLDAMNAQRRLEQNRIFEEAQKQAEQFKDHPVLVVSDPGWSHGIIGIVAAKLLEKYKKPTFVLQEIDHTAKGSARSYGDFSAADAIRASEAHILKGGGHKAAAGVTLLKDKITDFRRSVNDYYHSLELQDQIHHLSPKEELVLEELHHLDEALLRALEALEPFGQGNTEPIFQLHDMLVLSVRRMGDAEQHVKLQLQDKHNRALSVLAFSAPDHFFVPVGARVHAWCTVAVNEWRGARTIEGRLLELTLAN from the coding sequence ATGGAACTGCATCCGCTGGTTGTTCAGCTTCTTGAACGGCGCGGTATAGTAGGCGAGGCCGCGCAGCAAGCTTTTTTGCAACCGAGTTACGACGCAAAGCACGATCCGTTTCTTCTGCCGGATATGCAAGCGGCAGTCGATAGGCTGGTTGCGGCCCGGAGTGCCCAGGAGCGCATTGTTATTTATGGCGACTATGATATTGATGGTCTGACTGCAACCACTGTGCTGCTTGAGGCTTTTGCTGCCTTCGGATTTAAAAATGTTGACGCTTTTATCCCGAATCGTTTTGTCGAGGGATATGGCTTAACGGTTGATGCAATTGAGCGAATTGCTGCCATGGGTGCGCAGTTAATTGTGACGGTGGATTGCGGTAGTTTGAGCCATACAGAAATCGAACGTGCCAATGAGCTTGGAATGGCCGTGATTGTGACCGATCACCATAACGTCGCAGAGGTACAGCCACCTGCAGTGGCGGTTATTAATCCTAAACGGAACGATCACCAGTATCCATTTATTGATCTCGCTGGGGTAGGGGTGGCTTTTAAACTTGTCCAGGCGCTGCAGTTGTATATTGATGGTCTCCCTCTTGGCCAAGAAAAATGGCTGCTCGATTTAGTAGCACTAGGAACTGTCTGCGACGTCGTGAGTTTGAAAGATGAAAATCGGGTGATGGTGTATTGGGGGCTTCAGGTGCTAAAGAAGACTCGCCGGCCAGGGCTTCGTGCTTTGATGGCGATAGCGGGCGTAAAACAGTCCGAGGTAAATGCTCGGGCGCTTGGTTTTGGGCTAGGGCCAAGGATGAACGCGGCTGGGCGTTTAGATACTGCTCAGCTTTCATTGGATTTATTAACCACTAAAGATCCTGAAGAAGCGTTGCGTTTGGCGCAGCAGCTCGACGCAATGAATGCACAGCGTCGTTTAGAGCAGAACCGTATTTTTGAAGAAGCCCAAAAACAAGCCGAGCAGTTTAAAGACCATCCGGTACTGGTAGTGAGTGACCCGGGTTGGTCACATGGCATCATTGGTATTGTGGCGGCCAAATTGCTTGAAAAATATAAGAAGCCGACTTTTGTACTGCAAGAAATTGATCATACCGCCAAAGGATCGGCGCGGAGCTACGGTGATTTTAGTGCAGCCGATGCTATTAGGGCAAGTGAAGCGCATATTTTAAAGGGCGGTGGTCATAAAGCGGCGGCGGGCGTGACACTTTTGAAAGATAAAATTACCGATTTTAGGCGAAGTGTGAACGATTATTATCACTCGCTCGAGCTGCAGGACCAAATACATCACCTGAGCCCAAAAGAAGAGCTTGTACTTGAGGAGCTGCATCATCTTGATGAGGCCTTGTTGAGGGCGCTTGAAGCACTTGAACCGTTCGGCCAAGGCAATACAGAGCCGATTTTTCAACTGCACGACATGCTTGTTTTGTCAGTGCGGCGAATGGGCGATGCTGAGCAGCATGTAAAATTACAGCTGCAAGATAAGCACAACCGGGCTTTATCGGTATTGGCTTTTTCAGCACCCGATCATTTCTTCGTACCCGTAGGGGCGCGGGTTCACGCGTGGTGCACGGTCGCTGTTAATGAGTGGCGCGGTGCGCGGACCATTGAAGGTCGATTACTCGAGCTGACGCTGGCTAATTAA
- a CDS encoding winged helix-turn-helix domain-containing protein, translating to MLDVIITSRVRRKIIVVYAKYPDFRTHVRGLAKLIKEDPGNIQRELKRLEKLGFLQSDKQGNTKIYSTNKNFAIFKELQSIVIKSQQAQAQRTKRQNPEL from the coding sequence ATGTTAGACGTAATTATCACTTCCCGAGTCAGACGAAAGATCATTGTTGTGTATGCAAAATATCCTGATTTTCGAACACACGTTCGTGGTTTGGCAAAGCTTATCAAAGAAGATCCAGGTAATATTCAACGAGAGCTAAAGCGACTCGAAAAGTTGGGCTTTTTGCAGAGTGACAAGCAGGGAAATACTAAAATTTATTCGACGAACAAGAATTTCGCGATTTTTAAAGAACTGCAAAGTATCGTTATTAAATCGCAACAAGCCCAAGCACAGCGCACCAAGCGCCAAAATCCAGAACTCTAA
- a CDS encoding phosphoribosyltransferase family protein has translation MGMYFKNRQEAGQQLAAQLLQYRYENSVVLALSDGAVQVGEQIASQLHCILTMLLLEKIDIPGESLVFGNVNQNGSFTYNGAISAGEIEAYYTEFHGYLEEQKREKFQHINRLLGDGGILSSDMLRDHVVILVSDGLSTGASLDAAADFLKPIRIARLVIATPVASVEAVDRMHILADELHVLGVTDNFISINHYYDENDIPTHEQTIQKINQIVLNWR, from the coding sequence ATGGGAATGTATTTTAAGAACCGCCAAGAAGCTGGCCAACAGCTCGCCGCCCAACTATTACAGTATCGCTATGAAAATAGCGTAGTACTGGCTTTAAGCGACGGCGCTGTGCAGGTGGGGGAACAAATTGCAAGCCAGCTCCATTGTATTTTGACGATGCTGCTCCTTGAAAAAATCGATATACCGGGCGAATCGTTAGTGTTTGGCAATGTCAATCAAAATGGCAGCTTTACTTACAACGGGGCTATTTCAGCTGGTGAAATTGAGGCCTACTACACCGAGTTTCACGGCTATTTAGAAGAACAAAAACGAGAAAAGTTCCAACATATTAACCGTTTGCTTGGCGATGGTGGTATTCTAAGTAGTGACATGCTAAGAGATCATGTGGTGATCTTGGTAAGCGATGGCCTTTCTACTGGTGCGTCGCTTGATGCGGCGGCCGATTTCTTAAAACCCATACGGATTGCAAGGCTTGTCATTGCGACACCGGTAGCTTCAGTTGAAGCGGTCGATAGAATGCATATTCTGGCAGATGAACTTCATGTTTTGGGGGTCACGGATAATTTCATTAGCATCAATCATTACTACGATGAGAATGACATCCCGACTCATGAGCAAACCATCCAAAAGATCAATCAGATTGTACTAAATTGGCGCTAA
- the priA gene encoding primosomal protein N', with product MQYYYLVATLARAARFTSSFTYHFDTQLPAGQLVQVEVGKKLVSGVVIEQVQSPNFATKAIHHVLDLPPLPKQILKIAEWLRDYYRSPEASVWQTLLPTGLGKKRRQIPATLQEYRRDRTTIVLNPQQTAALQAIDSGPPGTYLLQGITGSGKTQVYIEAAKNTINQNRSVIVLVPEIALTSQLIAEFSQHFPHIIVTHSRMTEAQRHHAWLQSLKTEQPAIIIGPRSALFSPVKNLGLIVIDESHEPSYKQEQTPRYSALRAASMLAQLHGAKLILGSATPNVVDRFLAETTKRPVIKLTTLARTHATTPQIEVIDMKKLEHFTKHSFISNALFSAINDGLSRQQQSLIFHNRRGSAPTTLCKNCGWQAACPHCFLPLTLHNDAFQLRCHLCNFTAAVPTACPQCGATEVVHKGIGTKAIEDALKRLFPKAKIFRFDADSASSETVDKLYQELYDGAIDIIIGTQVIAKGLDLPRLTTVGIIQADAGLNLPDFQADERVFQLVSQVRGRVGRNELSSKLVVQSYYPEAVSVQCGITQDYETFYQTVLHRRKQQHFPPFSHLLKLIGSYRTEQQAVKAARELSTTLRSSSLAIQIFGPAPAFYERLRGSYRWQLLVKSHDRQQLIAALDYLPPRHWQFELDPISLL from the coding sequence ATGCAGTACTATTACCTCGTGGCGACACTGGCACGTGCCGCCCGTTTCACCTCGTCTTTTACCTATCATTTCGATACCCAGCTGCCGGCGGGGCAACTTGTGCAGGTTGAGGTAGGGAAAAAACTGGTTTCGGGCGTGGTCATAGAGCAAGTCCAGTCACCAAATTTCGCCACCAAGGCTATTCATCATGTCCTTGACCTGCCACCCCTCCCCAAGCAAATTCTCAAAATTGCCGAGTGGCTCCGCGACTATTACCGTAGCCCCGAGGCGAGCGTCTGGCAAACACTTCTCCCTACCGGCCTTGGCAAGAAACGCCGCCAAATTCCTGCAACCCTTCAGGAATACCGTCGCGATCGAACAACTATTGTACTCAACCCCCAACAAACGGCTGCCCTTCAGGCGATAGATAGTGGACCTCCTGGCACGTATTTACTGCAGGGGATAACTGGTTCTGGAAAAACGCAGGTCTACATTGAGGCCGCCAAAAACACTATCAATCAAAATAGATCGGTGATTGTACTTGTCCCTGAAATTGCACTCACCTCTCAGCTTATAGCCGAGTTTTCACAGCATTTTCCCCATATCATTGTCACTCACTCCCGGATGACCGAAGCCCAGCGGCACCACGCTTGGCTGCAATCCTTAAAAACCGAGCAACCGGCCATTATTATCGGCCCGCGATCAGCGCTTTTTAGCCCCGTCAAAAACTTGGGGTTAATCGTGATTGATGAAAGTCACGAGCCAAGCTATAAGCAAGAACAAACGCCACGCTATTCGGCCCTCAGAGCCGCCAGCATGCTTGCACAACTTCATGGCGCCAAGCTCATTCTTGGCAGCGCCACGCCAAACGTAGTAGATCGTTTTCTAGCTGAAACAACTAAGCGACCTGTAATAAAGCTCACCACACTCGCCCGGACACACGCTACCACACCCCAAATTGAAGTCATCGATATGAAGAAGCTTGAGCATTTCACTAAGCACTCGTTTATCTCAAATGCTCTTTTCTCGGCCATTAATGATGGTCTCTCTCGGCAGCAACAATCGCTCATCTTCCATAATCGTCGCGGCAGCGCCCCCACAACTCTCTGTAAAAATTGCGGCTGGCAGGCCGCCTGTCCTCACTGCTTTCTCCCGCTTACCTTACATAACGACGCTTTTCAACTGCGCTGCCATTTATGCAACTTTACAGCAGCCGTCCCTACGGCCTGTCCTCAATGCGGCGCAACTGAGGTAGTTCATAAAGGCATCGGCACCAAAGCCATCGAAGACGCCCTCAAGCGGCTCTTTCCAAAAGCAAAGATCTTCCGCTTCGATGCCGACAGCGCCAGTTCTGAAACGGTCGATAAGCTCTATCAAGAACTTTACGATGGGGCGATCGATATCATCATTGGCACCCAGGTGATCGCAAAAGGGCTCGATCTTCCTCGCTTAACAACCGTCGGCATTATTCAGGCAGATGCCGGCCTAAATTTACCCGATTTCCAAGCCGACGAAAGGGTGTTTCAACTTGTTTCACAGGTGCGCGGTCGGGTTGGTCGCAATGAGCTATCGAGTAAATTAGTTGTTCAGAGCTATTATCCTGAAGCTGTTAGTGTGCAGTGCGGTATCACTCAAGATTACGAAACCTTTTATCAAACTGTCCTACATCGCCGAAAGCAGCAGCACTTCCCGCCTTTTTCGCATTTATTAAAACTTATTGGCTCTTATAGAACCGAACAACAGGCCGTCAAGGCGGCCCGCGAACTAAGCACGACACTTCGCAGCTCATCGCTTGCTATACAGATTTTCGGGCCCGCGCCTGCCTTCTATGAACGCCTACGCGGTAGCTATCGGTGGCAGCTTTTAGTCAAAAGCCATGATCGACAACAGCTGATCGCCGCCCTTGACTACCTTCCCCCACGGCATTGGCAGTTTGAACTTGACCCGATCTCCCTGTTATAA
- the def gene encoding peptide deformylase, with protein MTKDDIITLPNPHLREKSRRIHVITSEITDLIADMEAATLDWEASRPYEIGAALAAVQVDRLERIVIVRSDLDDKDNRSFTPLINPEIVKLEGEIIYDHEGCLSVKNVYGLVPRYSQVRVKALDIDGNEIRIKAKGYLARVLQHEIDHTNGLLFIDHIRDAKDNFFILDDKGELQKLDYDKDIKTNSILWD; from the coding sequence ATGACCAAAGACGATATCATCACCCTACCAAACCCCCACCTTCGAGAAAAATCTCGACGCATCCATGTCATTACCAGCGAAATTACTGACCTCATTGCCGATATGGAAGCCGCCACTCTCGACTGGGAAGCTTCTCGACCCTACGAAATTGGGGCAGCCCTGGCTGCCGTGCAGGTCGATCGGCTCGAGCGTATTGTCATTGTCCGTAGCGACCTCGACGACAAAGATAACCGCTCCTTCACCCCCCTCATCAACCCCGAGATCGTAAAGCTTGAAGGCGAAATTATTTACGATCACGAGGGTTGTTTGAGTGTAAAAAATGTCTATGGCCTCGTGCCACGGTATTCACAAGTACGCGTAAAAGCCCTCGATATTGATGGCAATGAAATTCGCATCAAAGCCAAAGGCTATCTCGCCCGAGTACTCCAGCACGAAATCGACCACACTAATGGTCTTCTCTTCATCGATCACATTCGCGACGCCAAAGATAATTTCTTTATCCTGGACGATAAAGGCGAACTACAAAAGCTCGACTATGACAAAGATATCAAAACCAATAGTATTCTTTGGGACTGA
- the fmt gene encoding methionyl-tRNA formyltransferase translates to MTKISKPIVFFGTEDFSAATLRTLIEAGQPVELVVTKPDTPRGRGRILTPPLVKQIAEAASIPVLQPIKVSEIIPEIKKLVAPIGVLVAYGKIIPQSVMDCFSPGIINVHPSLLPKYRGPSPIETAILNGDSRTGISIMQLSKDMDAGPVYLQRAYLLTGTETSQELYQRFATEGARLLLSALPDITVGSLQPAEQDHATATYCRLLTKNDSLLTPLAMTASECERHIRAFGLYPKSKLPLFGQLCTILKAHTSTAADTIRPSVQCKDKIYLIIDELQAVNGKTMTGPEFMRGYAL, encoded by the coding sequence ATGACAAAGATATCAAAACCAATAGTATTCTTTGGGACTGAAGATTTTAGCGCGGCAACTCTCCGCACGCTCATTGAAGCCGGCCAGCCCGTTGAGTTAGTCGTCACTAAGCCCGATACTCCTCGAGGCCGCGGCCGAATCTTAACGCCGCCCCTGGTTAAACAAATTGCCGAAGCTGCGAGCATTCCTGTGCTGCAACCCATAAAAGTATCTGAAATCATTCCGGAAATTAAAAAACTAGTGGCTCCAATTGGCGTGCTCGTGGCTTATGGCAAAATTATTCCGCAATCAGTTATGGATTGTTTTAGCCCCGGGATAATCAATGTGCACCCCTCACTCCTCCCAAAATACCGCGGCCCTTCACCAATCGAAACCGCCATCCTTAATGGCGACTCTCGAACGGGCATATCGATCATGCAGCTTTCGAAAGACATGGACGCCGGACCAGTATACCTGCAAAGAGCCTACCTACTAACAGGAACGGAAACTAGCCAAGAGCTGTATCAGCGTTTCGCTACCGAGGGAGCACGACTTCTACTTAGCGCCTTGCCTGATATTACAGTCGGTAGTTTGCAACCCGCTGAACAAGACCATGCCACCGCCACGTATTGCCGGCTACTCACCAAAAATGACAGCCTGCTAACGCCCCTAGCTATGACCGCTAGCGAATGCGAACGGCATATTCGTGCCTTCGGTCTTTACCCTAAATCAAAGCTACCTCTCTTCGGACAGTTATGCACTATCCTAAAAGCCCACACCAGTACAGCTGCCGACACTATTCGCCCATCGGTTCAATGTAAAGATAAAATCTACCTGATAATCGATGAACTACAAGCAGTAAACGGTAAAACCATGACCGGGCCCGAATTTATGCGCGGCTACGCCCTTTAA
- a CDS encoding DUF5663 domain-containing protein translates to MFRLDDDFLDSLGLGAMPKEEKVLFLQHLREELELRVGTKLAEGLSDAQLAEFEGIIDRRQGKIDEWLAANVPAYANDPAYVSMLQNAVAKKQGNPLEPSEIEAIRAEFTATKWLETNRSEYRQVVANTIEQLRQEIMNNRESFLAA, encoded by the coding sequence ATGTTTCGATTAGACGATGATTTTCTTGACTCGCTGGGGCTCGGTGCGATGCCGAAGGAAGAGAAGGTGCTGTTTTTGCAGCACCTTCGCGAAGAGCTTGAACTTCGGGTGGGCACAAAGCTAGCCGAGGGTTTAAGCGATGCGCAGCTTGCTGAATTCGAAGGTATTATCGATCGACGTCAGGGAAAAATTGACGAATGGCTGGCGGCTAACGTTCCGGCATACGCAAACGACCCGGCGTATGTTTCGATGTTACAAAATGCAGTGGCAAAAAAACAGGGTAATCCTTTGGAGCCAAGTGAAATTGAAGCGATTAGGGCCGAATTCACCGCCACCAAGTGGCTGGAAACAAACCGATCCGAATATCGGCAGGTGGTAGCGAACACGATTGAACAACTACGACAAGAAATTATGAATAATCGCGAGAGTTTTTTGGCGGCTTAA